In Oryzias melastigma strain HK-1 linkage group LG18, ASM292280v2, whole genome shotgun sequence, one DNA window encodes the following:
- the sec24d gene encoding protein transport protein Sec24D, giving the protein MSQQGYVAAPPYSQAPPGMGGYQVGYGPGPAQPLYGHHGGAPHPFSPPAAGGVMKSPVSTAAGMMPPPASSQYNPNYQQNGSHQQRYPAPPAASHGQPPHSLPSSMTSQGPPPTQQLTNQMSAMTLGGYGQNHMQHPPTSPVGQQSFQPPPPAVGQPQMHLGPQVQHAPPQMSPTQSPPTNMSMAGQPMPGPPMGGPPMGGQSMGSPVGGGPPMGGGMSGPFPGPPPPAGPGGFQHLGPGQAGPPGYPQQGGQFGGMMAGPQTGMQGGFPGPMAGPPQKKLDPDAIPSTTQVIEDDKVKRGGQVYCTNIRGQVPPFVTTDFTVQDQGNASPRFMRCTTYTLPCTAELAKQCQVPLAAIVKPLANLPKNETPLYAVNHGETGPIRCNRCKAYMCPYMQFIDGGRRYQCTFCNCVNEVPVFYFQHLDHMGRRVDFYERPELSLGSYEFVATLDYCKNNKPPNPPAFIFMIDVSYNNIKSGLVRLICDELKTLLENLPREEGADISSVKVGFVTYNKVLHFYNVKSALAQPQMMVVSDTTEMFVPLLDGFLVNYQDSKAVICNLLDQIPAMFADTTESETVFAPVIQAGVEAFKAAECSGKLFIFQSSMPTAEAPGKLKNRDDKKLVNTDKEKTLFQPQKGVYEQLSKDCVAQGCCVDLFLFPNQYLDMATMADVPSHTGGSVYKYNNFQMETDGEHFLTDLRKSVQKHIGFDAIMRVRTSTGFRATDFFGAIHMNNTTDVEMAAVDCDKAVTVEFKHDDALSEESGALIQCALLYTNISGQRRLRIHNLSLNCSSQLSELYKSCETDALINFFAKSAYRAILNQPLKNVREILVNQTAHMLACYRKNCASPSAASQLILPDAMKVFPVYMNSLMKTAPLVGSTELPTDDRAHQRLAVMAMGVEDTQLLLYPRLVPLHNVDVNGEVAPAAVRCSEERLTDSGLFLLENGHSMFLWIGQAASPDLIQSIFNLPSLAHFQGHMPALPDLDNPLSKKVRSIITDLQNKRPNAMKLQIVRQKDKPEMLFRQFLVEDKGLHGGASYVDFLCYVHREIRQLLT; this is encoded by the exons ATGAGCCAACAGGGTTATGTAGCTGCACCCCCGTACTCCCAGGCCCCGCCGGGAATGGGGGGCTACCAGGTTGGATACGGACCTGGTCCTGCACAACCCCTGTATGGACACCATGGAGGAGCCCCCCACCCCTTCAGCCCTCCAGCAGCAG GAGGTGTGATGAAGTCTCCAGTTTCCACGGCTGCAGGAATGATGCCGCCTCCAGCGTCCAGTCAGTACAACCCCAACTATCAGCAGAACGGTTCTCATCAACAAAG GTACCCCGCTCCACCTGCTGCTTCTCACGGTCAGCCTCCACATTCCCTGCCGTCCAGCATGACTTCACAGGGCCCTCCCCCTACACAacaactgaccaatcagatgagtGCTATGACTTTAGGTGGCTATG GACAAAACCACATGCAGCATCCACCAACAAGCCCCGTCGGCCAGCAGTCTTTCCAGCCCCCTCCTCCTGCAGTTGGTCAGCCGCAGATGCACTTAGGCCCACAGGTGCAGCACGCGCCTCCCCAAATGTCCCCGACACAGTCGCCCCCAACAAACATGTCAATGGCTGGTCAGCCGATGCCAGGCCCACCAATGGGAGGACCGCCCATGGGGGGTCAGTCGATGGGGAGTCCAGTGGGTGGTGGACCACCGATGGGAGGAGGCATGAGCGGCCCGTTTCCTGGGCCGCCACCACCAGCAGGTCCTGGAGGTTTCCAGCATCTCGGTCCTGGACAAGCCGGTCCACCGGGATATCCACAACAAGGAG GTCAGTTTGGAGGAATGATGGCCGGACCGCAGACGGGCATGCAGGGGGGCTTTCCCGGGCCAATGGCAGGCCCACCTCAGAAGAAACTGGACCCCGATGCAATCCCAAGCACA acTCAAGTGATTGAAGATGACAAAGTAAAAAGGGGGGGGCAGGTTTACTGCACGAATATCCGCGGTCAAGTCCCGCCTTTCGTCACCACAGACTTCACGGTTCAGGATCAAG GAAATGCCAGTCCCAGGTTCATGCGCTGCACCACCTACACCCTGCCCTGCACCGCTGAACTGGCCAAGCAGTGCCAAGTACCTCTAGCTGCCATTGTCAAGCCTTTGGCCAACCTGCCAAAAAACGAG ACTCCTCTGTATGCAGTGAACCACGGGGAGACCGGTCCGATCCGCTGCAATCGATGCAAGGCCTACATGTGTCCCTACATGCAGTTCATCGACGGTGGTCGCCGCTACCAGTGCACCTTCTGCAACTGTGTCAATGAAG tgccgGTCTTCTACTTCCAGCATCTGGACCACATGGGCCGGAGGGTGGACTTCTACGAGAGACCGGAACTGTCTCTAGGATCCTATGAGTTTGTAGCCACTTTGGATTATTGCAAG AACAACAAACCTCCCAATCCTCCTGCCTTCATCTTCATGATCGATGTGTCCTATAACAACATTAAGAGCGGCCTTGTCAGGCTGATATGCGATGAGCTGAAAACTCTGCTGGAGAATCTGCCCAG GGAGGAGGGAGCAGACATCTCCTCTGTGAAAGTGGGCTTCGTCACCTACAACAAGGTCCTCCACTTCTACAACGTGAAGAGCGCTTTGGCCCAGCCGCAGATGATGGTGGTGTCAGACACCACGGAGATGTTCGTGCCTCTGCTCGACGGCTTCCTCGTGAACTACCAGGACTCCAAAGCGGTTATCTGCAA CCTCCTGGATCAGATCCCCGCCATGTTTGCAGACACCACAGAGAGCGAGACGGTCTTCGCTCCCGTCATCCAGGCCGGCGTGGAAGCATTTAAG GCGGCAGAATGCAGCGGAAAGCTCTTCATCTTCCAGTCGTCCATGCCGACGGCCGAAGCTCCCGGCAAACTGAAGAACAGAGACGACAAAAAGCTGGTCAATACCGACAAAGAGAAG ACGCTGTTCCAGCCTCAGAAGGGTGTGTACGAGCAGCTGTCCAAGGACTGCGTGGCGCAGGGCTGCTGTGTTGACCTCTTCCTGTTCCCCAACCAGTACCTGGACATGGCCACCATGGCCGATGTGCCCTCACATACTGGTGGTTCTGTCTACAAGTACAACAACTTCCAG ATGGAAACGGACGGGGAGCATTTCCTGACTGACCTGAGGAAGAGCGTACAGAAGCACATCGGGTTTGACGCCATCATGCGTGTTCGTACGAGCACAG GGTTCAGAGCCACCGATTTCTTCGGCGCCATCCACATGAACAACACCACCGACGTGGAGATGGCCGCCGTGGACTGCGACAAAGCCGTGACGGTGGAGTTCAAGCACGACGACGCTCTCAGCGAGGAGAGCGGCGCCCTCATCCAG TGTGCCTTGCTGTACACCAACATCAGCGGGCAGCGGCGCCTCCGCATCCACAACCTGAGCTTGAACTGCAGCTCCCAGCTGTCAGAGCTGTACAAGAGCTGCGAGACGGACGCCCTCATCAACTTCTTCGCCAAATCTG CTTACCGTGCCATCCTGAACCAGCCTTTAAAGAACGTGAGGGAGATCCTGGTCAACCAAACCGCCCACATGCTGGCGTGCTACAGGAAGAACTGCGCCAGCCCGTCTGCTGCCAGCCAG TTGATCCTGCCTGATGCCATGAAAGTGTTCCCGGTTTACATGAACAGCCTGATGAAAACAGCTCCTCTAGTGGGCAGCACTGAGCTCCCCACGGACGACAGGGCCCACCAGAGGCTGGCGGTCATGGCCATGGGGGTGGAGGACACGCAGCTGCTGCTGTACCCGCGACTCGTCCCACTG CACAACGTGGACGTCAACGGCGAGGTGGCGCCGGCTGCTGTGCGCTGCTCCGAGGAGCGTCTGACAGACTCTGGCTTGTTCCTGCTGGAGAACGGACACTCAATGTTCCTGTGGATCGGTCAGGCAGCCTCTCCAGACCTCATCCAGAGCATCTTCAACCTGCCCTCGCTCGCCCACTTCCAAGGACACATG cctGCACTTCCAGACTTGGACAATCCACTATCAAAGAAAGTCCGATCTATTATCACggaccttcaaaataaaagaccaaacGCGATGAAG